Proteins from one Rosa chinensis cultivar Old Blush chromosome 7, RchiOBHm-V2, whole genome shotgun sequence genomic window:
- the LOC112178610 gene encoding receptor-like protein EIX2 isoform X1, translating to MFYSIMSGRSVHSVLVGLVCLALASAICCSSVGSSNNIMCLESERHALLQFKQGLVDESNALASWKSEKDCCKWRGIACNNQTGHVITLDLSYSYDANLDSTELRGEISHSLLELPYLNYLDLSYNDFGGMIIPKFIGSVSQLKELKLADANFSGPVPPQLGNLSNLHTLDLSRNTFVSFENIEWLSHLSSLRYLNMSHLDLFEAVNWPQSLSKLTSLTELRLSWCNLPDVNLRSLSFINSSTSLQLLDLSRNSLNSSIFYWIANVSSNFVHIDLSSNQLEGGIPKGFQNLYSLELLYLGANKLSENIEDSVKTLSCAENTLDTLDLGFNQFWGSLPDFTRFSNLRELILLRNQLNGSVPESVGQLSSLEHLYLSWNSFTGVITESHFLNLSRLQALLLSSNCFSINLSSDWNPPFQLTYLHMSFHKLGPAIPKWILRQTNLRVLFLSNASLSGSLPNKFWDLFSGLDYLDLSMNQIHGKLPNLSSTSLGHVNLSSNLFSGALPTFSPMLIRLYLSNNSFSGPLSSLCAMQAPNLEYLDLSKNLLSGELPNCWMQFQELEMLNLGKNKLSGKIPSSLGNLQGIAILRLHDNNFSGELPSLENCTRLLMVDLGNNNLSGKIPPWIGQNLTNLVILGLRSNEFNGIIPFSLCSLAAIHVLDLSHNNISGGLPHCFNNITSLANDTTASDFIVELVWKGIEIEFGENLDSMRSIDISSNYLIGEIPPSIASMTELISLNLSTNKLTGKLPEDFGNMKMLESLDLSRNRISGKIPTSFASLNFLSVLDLSHNNLSGRIPSGTQLQGFNASQYMGNLGLCGPPLTQSCPGDGTVQDDGIARGTEIHNKEQVDDGLISLGFFISALLGFVTGFWIVCFSLLLKTSWRYAYFRFLDNAKDWIYVKSKAKVRRTLQR from the coding sequence AAGTGAGAAAGATTGCTGCAAGTGGAGAGGAATAGCATGCAACAACCAAACAGGTCATGTCATCACTCTAGATCTCTCTTATAGTTATGATGCTAATCTCGATTCCACTGAATTGAGAGGTGAAATTAGTCATTCACTACTTGAATTGCCATATCTAAATTACTTGGACCTCAGTTATAATGATTTTGGAGGAATGATCATTCCCAAGTTCATTGGCTCTGTGAGTCAATTGAAAGAACTCAAACTTGCAGATGCTAATTTCAGTGGACCTGTTCCTCCCCAACTTGGAAACCTCTCTAATTTGCACACTCTTGATCTTTCCAGGAACACATTTGTTAGTTTTGAGAATATTGAGTGGTtatctcatctttcttccttgaGATACCTGAACATGTCACATCTAGATTTGTTTGAGGCTGTGAATTGGCCACAATCTTTAAGCAAGCTCACTTCACTTACAGAGCTCAGGTTATCTTGGTGTAATCTTCCTGATGTCAATCTAAGATCACTTTCCTTTATTAattcttccacctctcttcaACTCCTTGACCTCTCTAGGAACTCTCTTAATTCTTCAATATTTTATTGGATAGCCAATGTCAGCAGCAACTTTGTCCATATTGATCTCTCTTCCAATCAACTTGAAGGTGGGATACCAAAAGGCTTTCAAAACTTATACAGCTTAGAGTTGTTGTACTTGGGTGCAAACAAATTGTCTGAAAACATTGAGGACTCTGTTAAAACCTTGTCTTGTGCTGAGAACACACTTGACACCTTGGACTTGGGTTTTAACCAATTTTGGGGATCGTTGCCAGATTTCACACGTTTCTCAAATTTAAGAGAGTTGATTCTTCTGAGGAATCAACTAAATGGGTCTGTGCCAGAGAGTGTCGGGCAGCTCTCTAGCCTTGAACATCTATATCTCTCCTGGAATTCTTTCACTGGTGTCATAACAGAATCCCACTTTCTAAACCTCTCTCGTTTACAGGCTTTGCTTCTTTCTAGTAATTGTTTCTCTATCAACCTGAGCTCAGATTGGAATCCACCATTTCAACTTACTTATTTACACATGTCCTTCCATAAGCTGGGCCCAGCTATTCCCAAATGGATTCTAAGGCAAACAAATCTTCGAGTTCTTTTTCTCTCTAATGCTAGTCTATCGGGATCATTACCTAATAAGTTTTGGGATCTATTTTCTGGCTTGGATTACTTAGATCTCTCTATGAACCAAATCCATGGGAAACTACCGAATCTGTCATCGACAAGCTTAGGTCATGTTAACTTGTCTTCTAATCTATTTTCTGGCGCATTGCCAACATTTTCTCCCATGCTCATTCGGTTGTATCTCTCAAATAATAGCTTTTCAGGACCCTTGTCTTCCTTATGTGCAATGCAGGCTCCAAATTTGGAGTATCTTGACCTTTCTAAGAACCTATTGTCTGGGGAGCTTCCTAATTGTTGGATGCAATTTCAAGAATTGGAAATGTTGAATTTGGGAAAGAATAAATTATCTGGAAAAATACCAAGCTCGTTAGGCAATCTACAGGGAATTGCGATATTGCGTTTACATGACAACAACTTTTCAGGAGAATTGCCTTCTTTAGAGAACTGTACCAGATTATTGATGGTTGACCTTGGCAACAATAACCTATCGGGAAAGATACCACCATGGATTGGCCAAAACCTAACAAACTTGGTGATTCTAGGCTTACGGTCAAATGAGTTTAATGGAATCATACCCTTCTCCCTGTGCAGTCTAGCTGCCATTCATGTTTTGGACCTTTCTCACAACAATATTTCAGGAGGCTTGCCACATTGCTTCAATAACATAACCTCGTTGGCTAATGATACTACAGCTTCTGATTTTATTGTGGAACTTGTGTGGAAaggaatagaaattgagtttggGGAAAATCTTGACAGTATGAGAAGCATTGACATTTCAAGCAACTATTTGATTGGGGAAATTCCGCCAAGTATAGCAAGTATGACAGAGTTGATTTCTCTGAACCTGTCTACAAACAAATTGACGGGAAAGCTTCCTGAAGACTTTGGTAACATGAAGATGTTGGAATCTCTTGATTTGTCAAGAAACCGGATATCTGGTAAAATTCCTACAAGTTTTGCGAGCTTAAACTTTCTTAGTGTCTTGGACTTATCACACAACAACTTGTCAGGAAGAATTCCATCAGGCACCCAACTTCAGGGTTTTAATGCTTCTCAATATATGGGAAATCTTGGACTTTGTGGACCACCGCTGACACAAAGTTGTCCAGGAGATGGAACAGTTCAAGATGATGGAATCGCCAGAGGAACTGAAATTCATAACAAAGAGCAGGTTGATGATGGTCTCATAAGCCTAGGATTCTTTATCAGTGCATTGCTGGGATTCGTCACTGGATTTTGGATAGTCTGCTTCAGTTTACTGCTTAAGACTTCTTGGAGATATGCTTATTTCAGATTCCTGGACAATGCAAAAGATTGGATTTATGTCAAAAGCAAGGCAAAAGTGCGGAGGACACTTCAAAGATAA
- the LOC112178610 gene encoding receptor-like protein EIX2 isoform X2, producing the protein MFYSIMSGRSVHSVLVGLVCLALASAICCSSVGSSNNIMCLESERHALLQFKQGLVDESNALASWKSEKDCCKWRGIACNNQTGHVITLDLSYSYDANLDSTELRGEISHSLLELPYLNYLDLSYNDFGGMIIPKFIGSVSQLKELKLADANFSGPVPPQLGNLSNLHTLDLSRNTFVSFENIEWLSHLSSLRYLNMSHLDLFEAVNWPQSLSKLTSLTELRLSWCNLPDVNLRSLSFINSSTSLQLLDLSRNSLNSSIFYWIANVSSNFVHIDLSSNQLEGGIPKGFQNLYSLELLYLGANKLSENIEDSVKTLSCAENTLDTLDLGFNQFWGSLPDFTRFSNLRELILLRNQLNGSVPESVGQLSSLEHLYLSWNSFTGVITESHFLNLSRLQALLLSSNCFSINLSSDWNPPFQLTYLHMSFHKLGPAIPKWILRQTNLRVLFLSNASLSGSLPNKFWDLFSGLDYLDLSMNQIHGKLPNLSSTSLGHVNLSSNLFSGALPTFSPMLIRLYLSNNSFSGPLSSLCAMQAPNLEYLDLSKNLLSGELPNCWMQFQELEMLNLGKNKLSGKIPSSLGNLQGIAILRLHDNNFSGELPSLENCTRLLMVDLGNNNLSGKIPPWIGQNLTNLVILGLRSNEFNGIIPFSLCSLAAIHVLDLSHNNISGGLPHCFNNITSLANDTTASDFIVELVWKGIEIEFGENLDSMRSIDISSNYLIGEIPPSIASMTELISLNLSTNKLTGKLPEDFGNMKMLESLDLSRNRISGRIPSGTQLQGFNASQYMGNLGLCGPPLTQSCPGDGTVQDDGIARGTEIHNKEQVDDGLISLGFFISALLGFVTGFWIVCFSLLLKTSWRYAYFRFLDNAKDWIYVKSKAKVRRTLQR; encoded by the exons AAGTGAGAAAGATTGCTGCAAGTGGAGAGGAATAGCATGCAACAACCAAACAGGTCATGTCATCACTCTAGATCTCTCTTATAGTTATGATGCTAATCTCGATTCCACTGAATTGAGAGGTGAAATTAGTCATTCACTACTTGAATTGCCATATCTAAATTACTTGGACCTCAGTTATAATGATTTTGGAGGAATGATCATTCCCAAGTTCATTGGCTCTGTGAGTCAATTGAAAGAACTCAAACTTGCAGATGCTAATTTCAGTGGACCTGTTCCTCCCCAACTTGGAAACCTCTCTAATTTGCACACTCTTGATCTTTCCAGGAACACATTTGTTAGTTTTGAGAATATTGAGTGGTtatctcatctttcttccttgaGATACCTGAACATGTCACATCTAGATTTGTTTGAGGCTGTGAATTGGCCACAATCTTTAAGCAAGCTCACTTCACTTACAGAGCTCAGGTTATCTTGGTGTAATCTTCCTGATGTCAATCTAAGATCACTTTCCTTTATTAattcttccacctctcttcaACTCCTTGACCTCTCTAGGAACTCTCTTAATTCTTCAATATTTTATTGGATAGCCAATGTCAGCAGCAACTTTGTCCATATTGATCTCTCTTCCAATCAACTTGAAGGTGGGATACCAAAAGGCTTTCAAAACTTATACAGCTTAGAGTTGTTGTACTTGGGTGCAAACAAATTGTCTGAAAACATTGAGGACTCTGTTAAAACCTTGTCTTGTGCTGAGAACACACTTGACACCTTGGACTTGGGTTTTAACCAATTTTGGGGATCGTTGCCAGATTTCACACGTTTCTCAAATTTAAGAGAGTTGATTCTTCTGAGGAATCAACTAAATGGGTCTGTGCCAGAGAGTGTCGGGCAGCTCTCTAGCCTTGAACATCTATATCTCTCCTGGAATTCTTTCACTGGTGTCATAACAGAATCCCACTTTCTAAACCTCTCTCGTTTACAGGCTTTGCTTCTTTCTAGTAATTGTTTCTCTATCAACCTGAGCTCAGATTGGAATCCACCATTTCAACTTACTTATTTACACATGTCCTTCCATAAGCTGGGCCCAGCTATTCCCAAATGGATTCTAAGGCAAACAAATCTTCGAGTTCTTTTTCTCTCTAATGCTAGTCTATCGGGATCATTACCTAATAAGTTTTGGGATCTATTTTCTGGCTTGGATTACTTAGATCTCTCTATGAACCAAATCCATGGGAAACTACCGAATCTGTCATCGACAAGCTTAGGTCATGTTAACTTGTCTTCTAATCTATTTTCTGGCGCATTGCCAACATTTTCTCCCATGCTCATTCGGTTGTATCTCTCAAATAATAGCTTTTCAGGACCCTTGTCTTCCTTATGTGCAATGCAGGCTCCAAATTTGGAGTATCTTGACCTTTCTAAGAACCTATTGTCTGGGGAGCTTCCTAATTGTTGGATGCAATTTCAAGAATTGGAAATGTTGAATTTGGGAAAGAATAAATTATCTGGAAAAATACCAAGCTCGTTAGGCAATCTACAGGGAATTGCGATATTGCGTTTACATGACAACAACTTTTCAGGAGAATTGCCTTCTTTAGAGAACTGTACCAGATTATTGATGGTTGACCTTGGCAACAATAACCTATCGGGAAAGATACCACCATGGATTGGCCAAAACCTAACAAACTTGGTGATTCTAGGCTTACGGTCAAATGAGTTTAATGGAATCATACCCTTCTCCCTGTGCAGTCTAGCTGCCATTCATGTTTTGGACCTTTCTCACAACAATATTTCAGGAGGCTTGCCACATTGCTTCAATAACATAACCTCGTTGGCTAATGATACTACAGCTTCTGATTTTATTGTGGAACTTGTGTGGAAaggaatagaaattgagtttggGGAAAATCTTGACAGTATGAGAAGCATTGACATTTCAAGCAACTATTTGATTGGGGAAATTCCGCCAAGTATAGCAAGTATGACAGAGTTGATTTCTCTGAACCTGTCTACAAACAAATTGACGGGAAAGCTTCCTGAAGACTTTGGTAACATGAAGATGTTGGAATCTCTTGATTTGTCAAGAAACCGGATATCTG GAAGAATTCCATCAGGCACCCAACTTCAGGGTTTTAATGCTTCTCAATATATGGGAAATCTTGGACTTTGTGGACCACCGCTGACACAAAGTTGTCCAGGAGATGGAACAGTTCAAGATGATGGAATCGCCAGAGGAACTGAAATTCATAACAAAGAGCAGGTTGATGATGGTCTCATAAGCCTAGGATTCTTTATCAGTGCATTGCTGGGATTCGTCACTGGATTTTGGATAGTCTGCTTCAGTTTACTGCTTAAGACTTCTTGGAGATATGCTTATTTCAGATTCCTGGACAATGCAAAAGATTGGATTTATGTCAAAAGCAAGGCAAAAGTGCGGAGGACACTTCAAAGATAA